In Segatella copri, the DNA window GTTGCAAAACAGTTTGAGCAGATGGGCTTCAAACGCCTTCATGTAGTAGACCTCGATGGAGCCAAGTCAAAGCACATCGTAAATGATGCGGTGTTGAAGGCCATTACCACAGAAACCTCTCTCGTGGTTGATTTCGGTGGCGGAATCAAGACCGAAGAAGATATAGAGAAAGCTTTTGCTGCGGGAGCAAGCATGGTTACAGTGGGCAGCATTGCCGTCACCAATCCTGAGCTCTTCATGCAATGGCTGGACAAATATGGAGCTGACCGCCTGATTCTGGGAGCCGACGTAAGAAACGGTAAGATTTCTATCAACGGATGGAAAGAAGATTCTTCTGAAGATCTCCTTCCTTTCCTGAAAAAGTACATCGATAAAGGAGTACGCTACGTTCTCTGCACAGAAATCAGCAAAGACGGAACGCTGCAGGGACCTGCCATAGAACTCTACAAAGAAGTAATGGCTGCCTATCCTCAACTGAATCTTATCGCCTCAGGCGGAGTGAGTTGCAACGAAGACATTGAAGCATTGGAAACTGCAGGAATTCCTGCCGTAGTATTTGGAAAAGCTTTCTACGAAGGGAAAATCGATGTTAAGAAACTAGTTAATAGTTAAATAGTTGACAGTCAAAAAGTTTATAGTTAGGAGTTAAGTAATCATAAAGTTCAAAGTTCAATGGTCAAAGTTCAAAGTAACAAAGGATTAGCTAAACGAATCGTTCCTTGTCTTGATGTAAAGAACGGCGAGACGGTAAAGGGAACCAATTTCGTAAACCTTCGCAGCGCTGGTGACCCGGTAGAACTGGGAAAAGCTTATAGCGATGCTGGAGCCGATGAGCTCGTATTCCTCGATATTACAGCGAGTTTCGAAGAGCGCAAAACCTTTACGGATATGGTAACCCGCGTGGCTGCCGAAATCAATATCCCATTTACTGTGGGAGGTGGAATCAATGAACTCAAAGATGTTGACCGCCTGCTCAACGCAGGAGCTGACAAGGTTAGCATCAACAGTGCTGCCATCCGACATCCGGAGCTCATCGATGAAATTGCCAACCATTATGGCTCACAGGTTTGCGTATGCGCCATTGATGCACGTCTCGATTCTGACGGCTGGCACTGTTATGTGAAAGGCGGAAGAGAACGGGTGGAACTAGGATTGTTTGACTGGGCTAAGGAAGTGGCCGACCGGGGTGCCGGTGAAATTCTCTTTACCAGTATGGATCATGACGGTGTGAAACAGGGATTCGCAAACGAGGCCCTCGCCCGTCTAGCTGAAGAAGTAAGCATTCCTATCATCGCCTCAGGTGGTGCTGGAAAGATGGAGCATTTCCGCGATGCGTTCACCCAAGGCAAGGCAGATGCTGCCCTGGCAGCCAGCGTGTTCCACTTTGGCGAGATTGCCATTCCTGACCTCAAGAAATACCTGAGAGAAGAAGGAATCAACGTGAGAATATAGAACACGTAAGGATACTGAGACACGTGAATATAATAATGTAAGAAAATAAAAACAAGATAAAATGGAAATAGATTTCGAAAAATTAGGCGGACTGGTTCCTGCCATCATCCAAGACGCAGTTACAAAGAACGTCTTGATGCTTGGTTTCATGAACCAGGAAGCATACGATAAGACAATAGCAACCAAAAAGGTAACATTCTGGAGCCGTTCACGCAACTGCCTCTGGACAAAAGGTGAAACATCAGGTAACTTCCTGAATCTCGTTAGCATTCAGAACGACTGCGATAACGACACCTTGCTGGTTAAGGTTCACCCTGATGGTCCAACCTGCCACAAAGGTACAGACACCTGCTGGGCAGAAGAGAATACACTCAACCCAATCCTCTTCCTCTCAGAGCTTCAGGACTTCATCAACAAGCGCCACGAAGAAATGCCAGAGGGAAGCTACACTACCAGCCTCTTCAAGAAAGGCGTTAACAAAATGGCACAAAAGGTTGGAGAAGAAGCTGTTGAAACCATTATCGAAGCCACAAACGGCAACAACGAGAAACTCGTTTACGAGAGTTCTGACCTTCTCTATCACCTCATCGTTCTGCTCACAAGCAAGGGCTTGAGAATAGAAGATGTTGTGAAAGAACTTCAGATGCGTCACGACCCGGAATGGGATAAGAAACGCCGCGTTGCCAAGAGTAAG includes these proteins:
- the hisF gene encoding imidazole glycerol phosphate synthase subunit HisF is translated as MVKVQSNKGLAKRIVPCLDVKNGETVKGTNFVNLRSAGDPVELGKAYSDAGADELVFLDITASFEERKTFTDMVTRVAAEINIPFTVGGGINELKDVDRLLNAGADKVSINSAAIRHPELIDEIANHYGSQVCVCAIDARLDSDGWHCYVKGGRERVELGLFDWAKEVADRGAGEILFTSMDHDGVKQGFANEALARLAEEVSIPIIASGGAGKMEHFRDAFTQGKADAALAASVFHFGEIAIPDLKKYLREEGINVRI
- the hisA gene encoding 1-(5-phosphoribosyl)-5-[(5-phosphoribosylamino)methylideneamino]imidazole-4-carboxamide isomerase; protein product: MIELIPAIDLINGQCVRLTKGDYDQKKVYNDNPAEVAKQFEQMGFKRLHVVDLDGAKSKHIVNDAVLKAITTETSLVVDFGGGIKTEEDIEKAFAAGASMVTVGSIAVTNPELFMQWLDKYGADRLILGADVRNGKISINGWKEDSSEDLLPFLKKYIDKGVRYVLCTEISKDGTLQGPAIELYKEVMAAYPQLNLIASGGVSCNEDIEALETAGIPAVVFGKAFYEGKIDVKKLVNS
- the hisIE gene encoding bifunctional phosphoribosyl-AMP cyclohydrolase/phosphoribosyl-ATP diphosphatase HisIE, whose amino-acid sequence is MEIDFEKLGGLVPAIIQDAVTKNVLMLGFMNQEAYDKTIATKKVTFWSRSRNCLWTKGETSGNFLNLVSIQNDCDNDTLLVKVHPDGPTCHKGTDTCWAEENTLNPILFLSELQDFINKRHEEMPEGSYTTSLFKKGVNKMAQKVGEEAVETIIEATNGNNEKLVYESSDLLYHLIVLLTSKGLRIEDVVKELQMRHDPEWDKKRRVAKSKGEMK